One genomic window of Erinaceus europaeus chromosome 7, mEriEur2.1, whole genome shotgun sequence includes the following:
- the LOC103109078 gene encoding olfactory receptor 6C4-like, with the protein MRNQTSRTEFILLGLTDRPEIQPIIFVFLFLTYIFSITGNLTIIILTLLDSHLQTPMYFFLRNFSFLEISFTSTFTPRLLFSISTGNKSISFAGCLTQYFFTIFLGATEFYLLAAMSYDRYVAICKPLHYTTIMSSRVCVQLVLCSWLSGFLIIVSPIILTSQLDFCASNILNHYYCDYGPLIEISCSDTTFLELLDFFLAVVTLVVTLVLVIISYANIIRTILSIPSAQQRKKAFSTCSSHMIVISLTYGSCIFMYIKPSAKEGLAFNKGVAVLNTSVAPLLNPFIYTLRNKQVKQAFKDVTRKIVNL; encoded by the coding sequence ATGAGAAACCAGACCTCCAGGACAGAGTTCATCCTACTGGGACTAACAGACAGACCAGAGATTCAACCCAttatctttgtatttctcttcctCACCTACATATTCAGCATCACTGGGAACCTCACCATCATCATCCTCACACTCCTGGACTCCCACCTACAGACTCCCATGTATTTCTTCCTCCGGAACTTCTCCTTCCTGGAAATCTCCTTCACATCCACTTTTACCCCGAGACTTCTGTTCAGCATCTCAACTGGAAACAAGAGCATCAGCTTTGCCGGCTGCCTCACTCAGTATTTCTTTACCATATTCCTTGGGGCCACAGAGTTTTACCTTCTGGCCGCCATGTCCTATGACCGCTACGTGGCCATTTGTAAACCTCTACACTACACCACCATCATGAGCAGCAGAGTCTGTGTCCAGCTGGTCCTCTGCTCTTGGCTAAGTGGTTTCCTAATCATTGTATCCCCCATCATCTTGACCAGTCAACTGGATTTCTGTGCCTCCAACATCCTGAATCACTATTACTGTGACTATGGTCCCCTCATAGAAATATCTTGCTCAGACACAACATTCCTGGagcttcttgacttttttttagcAGTTGTGACCTTGGTGGTCACTCTTGTGCTGGTGATTATCTCCTATGCAAACATCATCAGGACCATTCTGAGCATCCCCTCTGCTCAACAGAGGAAAAAGGCCTTTTCCACCTGCTCTTCCCACATGATTGTCATCTCCCTCACTTATGGCAGCTGTATTTTCATGTACATAAAGCCCTCAGCAAAAGAAGGACTTGCTTTTAATAAGGGAGTAGCTGTGCTCAACACCTCAGTTGCCCCTTTACTGAACCCGTTCATTTATACTCTGAGGAATAAGCAAGTAAAGCAGGCTTTCAAGGATGTGACTAGGAAGATTGTGAATCTATAA
- the LOC103109209 gene encoding olfactory receptor 6C4-like: protein MRNQTSRTEFILLGLTDRTEIQPIIFVFLFLTYIFSITGNLTIIILTLLDSHLQTPMYFFLRNFSFLEISFTSTFTPRLLFSISTGNKSISFAGCLTQYFFAIFLGATEFYLLAAMSYDRYVAICKPLHYTTIMSSRVCVQLVLCSWLSGFLIIVSPIILTSQLDFCASNILNHYYCDTGPLLKISCSDTTFLELLDFFLAVVTLVVTLVLVIISYANIIRTILSIPSAQQRKKAFSTCSSHMIVISLSYGSCIFMYIKPSAKEGVAFNKGVAMLNTSVAPLLNPFIYTLRNKQVKQAFKDVSRKIVKL, encoded by the coding sequence ATGAGAAACCAGACCTCCAGGACAGAGTTCATCCTACTGGGACTAACAGACAGAACAGAGATTCAACCCATaatctttgtatttctcttcctCACCTACATATTCAGCATCACTGGGAACCTCACCATTATCATCCTCACACTCCTGGACTCCCACCTACAGACTCCTATGTATTTCTTCCTCCGGAACTTCTCCTTCCTAGAAATCTCCTTCACATCCACTTTTACCCCGAGACTTCTGTTCAGCATCTCAACTGGAAACAAGAGCATCAGCTTTGCCGGCTGCCTCACTCAGTATTTCTTTGCCATATTCCTTGGGGCCACAGAGTTTTACCTTCTGGCCGCCATgtcctatgaccgctatgtggccatttGTAAACCTCTGCACTACACCACCATCATGAGCAGCAGAGTCTGTGTCCAGTTGGTCCTCTGCTCTTGGCTAAGTGGTTTCCTAATCATTGTATCCCCCATCATCTTGACCAGTCAACTGGATTTCTGTGCCTCCAACATCCTGAATCATTATTACTGTGACACTGGACCCCTCTTGAAAATATCTTGCTCAGACACAACATTCCTGGagcttcttgacttttttttagcAGTTGTGACCTTGGTGGTCACCCTTGTGCTGGTGATTATCTCCTATGCAAACATCATCAGGACCATTCTGAGCATCCCCTCTGCTCAACAGAGGAAAAAGGCCTTTTCCACCTGCTCCTCCCACATGATTGTCATCTCCCTCTCTTATGGCAGTTGTATCTTCATGTACATAAAGCCCTCAGCGAAAGAAGGAGTTGCTTTTAATAAGGGAGTAGCTATGCTCAATACATCTGTTGCCCCTTTACTGAACCCATTCATTTATACTCTGAGGAATAAGCAAGTAAAGCAGGCCTTCAAGGATGTGAGTAGGAAAATTGTGAAACTGTAA